A region of the Betaproteobacteria bacterium genome:
GACGCCGCCAGTCTTGCCATGCGCGACGGTCGCATGACCTTGAGCACCTTCGGAATCGACGCCGCGCCAGGCGAACGCGACTTCGGCATCGCCGGAGGCTGGCTTGTTGAAGGAAAAAACCGCCTGCTATCGCTGAACGACATGCCGGTCGCCGGATTGCACAATGTGGCCAATGCACTTGCGGCATTCGCGCTTTGTCGTGCTATCGGCTGCGAGGCTGAAATGCTCGCGACCGGGCTGCGCGAATTCAAGGGCCTTCCGCATCGCGTCGAGAATGTCGGGGTCATCAATGGCGTCACGTTCTACGACGACTCGAAGGGCACCAATGTCGGCTCGACCGTCGCTGCTCTGAACGGCATGACAGTGCCGGTGATACTGATTGCCGGTGGTATTGGCAAGGAGCAGGATTTTGCGCCGCTCGCCGAACCGGTGCGTAAACGCGCGAGATCAGTGGTGCTGATCGGCAAGGACGCACGCTTGATCGAATCCGCCATTACGTCGGCGCGCGCCGCCATCACGCACGCCGGCAGCATGGCCGACGCGGTGGAGAAGGCATTTTCAAACGCCGTGCCCGGCGATGCCGTGTTGCTCTCGCCAGCATGCTCCAGCTTCGACATGTTCAGGAACTACAACCATCGTGGTGAAGTGTTTGCGAAATGCGTGGCGGAATTGAAAAACCGCGTGGAGACAGGACATGCTGTATAGCCCCGCCTCGCCTCGTGCCGAACTGGACTTGTCGCTATTCTGGAGCGTGGTCCTGTTGCTCTCGATTGGGCTGGTGATGGTCTATTCCGCATCGATTGCCATGGCCGAAGCCGAAAAAATGAGCGGCTATCGCATGTCCTATTTCCTGATACGGCACGCAATTTATCTGGCACTGGGCGTGGTCGCCGCGTTTATCGCCTTTCAGGTTCCTGTTTCCATGTGGCAGAAGTTCGCACCCCTGTTGTTCGTTGTTGGCGTCATGCTGCTGGTGATTGTGTTGATTCCCGGACTCGGCCGCAAAGTCAACGGCAGCCAGCGGTGGATCTCGCTGGGATTCATGACCATGCAGCCGTCGGAACTGATGAAGTTCTTCGCGGTGCTGTACGCCGCCGACTACACGGTGCGCAAGGCGGCGTTCATGCACGATTTCAAAAAAGGATTTCTGCCGATGCTGTCGGTGATGGCCTTTGTTGGTTGCCTGTTGCTGGTGGAACCGGACTTTGGCGCGCTGGTGGTGATCACCCTGACCGCCATGGCGATTCTCTTTCTCGGCGGGTTGAACTGGCGCGTATTTGCCGGTCTGATCGTGTTGCTGGCCGCGGCGTTCGTGGCAATGATCATCCTGTCGCCCTATCGCCTGCAGCGCATCGTCGGTTTCATGGACCCATGGGCGGATGCCTATGGAAAAGGCTATCAGCTCTCGCATTCGCTGATCGCGTTTGGTCGTGGTGAATGGCTGGGCGTGGGTCTCGGTGGCAGTGTTGAAAAACTATTCTACCTGCCGGAAGCGCATACCGACTTCCTGCTCGCCGTGGTCGCGGAAGAACTGGGTTTTGTCGGCGTCGCGACCGTACTCGGCTTGTTCGTGCTGCTGATCTATCGCGCGTTCATGGTCGGACGCGAATCGATGATGCGCGAAAAATATTTCGCGGCGCTGGTCGCGCAGGGCATCGGCGTATG
Encoded here:
- the murD gene encoding UDP-N-acetylmuramoyl-L-alanine--D-glutamate ligase — encoded protein: MSWHDKSILVLGAGDTGVSVVRWAERVGARVRIADTRANPPGLDKLRRKHPGAEFVAGAYCDALFRDAELIVASPGVAVAGPACDPAVARAVAQRKKFVGDVELFAWEQIELAEKGKRPKMIGITGSNGKSTVTAMAGAMCRAAGLKTVVAGNIGLPVIDAMLDAQDNGQPDAYVVELSSFQLETTCSLQVDAATMLNLSQDHLDRYRSMDDYAAAKQRIFADARHQVLNRDDAASLAMRDGRMTLSTFGIDAAPGERDFGIAGGWLVEGKNRLLSLNDMPVAGLHNVANALAAFALCRAIGCEAEMLATGLREFKGLPHRVENVGVINGVTFYDDSKGTNVGSTVAALNGMTVPVILIAGGIGKEQDFAPLAEPVRKRARSVVLIGKDARLIESAITSARAAITHAGSMADAVEKAFSNAVPGDAVLLSPACSSFDMFRNYNHRGEVFAKCVAELKNRVETGHAV
- the ftsW gene encoding putative lipid II flippase FtsW, with translation MLYSPASPRAELDLSLFWSVVLLLSIGLVMVYSASIAMAEAEKMSGYRMSYFLIRHAIYLALGVVAAFIAFQVPVSMWQKFAPLLFVVGVMLLVIVLIPGLGRKVNGSQRWISLGFMTMQPSELMKFFAVLYAADYTVRKAAFMHDFKKGFLPMLSVMAFVGCLLLVEPDFGALVVITLTAMAILFLGGLNWRVFAGLIVLLAAAFVAMIILSPYRLQRIVGFMDPWADAYGKGYQLSHSLIAFGRGEWLGVGLGGSVEKLFYLPEAHTDFLLAVVAEELGFVGVATVLGLFVLLIYRAFMVGRESMMREKYFAALVAQGIGVWLSVQAFINMGVNMGLLPTKGLTLPFLSYGGTGIVVNCVAVAILLRIDAENRTPPASSKGVRKG